Proteins encoded within one genomic window of Microbacterium sp. LKL04:
- a CDS encoding Ig-like domain-containing protein: MRRSTWIGAGAVTAVVAVVGTLAVVWPGYDAQQTPVEDPTVWALQTGAGSGYARVNLDLREIDTVKQVVNGTQVAQTSDRLFVFSEGGSAFSDVDLAQPADLTGEDEDTTAPTPAGTVEIVTAGDAIVYRTEGGGVFGATLSGGGAASPIDPYAEVERDDDEQAPRFSASAVSVDADGVVYAYSAAEKLIVRADAATGRIVGQDETPIAPVDAQLSAVGGRWVLYDVTTGDVAVRGRDGLVETAPLPGAVLQRAATSGDAAYIADPTGLTRVPIESGTADRPVESPGLGTPAVPAPSGNTVHAAWLGDGTGGGSLWSSARPDATVPLDYAGADIGDGVDPVFVGNGSRLAVNDRGSGWVWRVPDGAIVPSSQQWRPEDTSEAAPDTEDDVERVLEPKPPVAVDDEFGVRAGSVALLPVLLNDHDPNEDVLSIDVGGFDGVDAAFGRASITGAEQQIALDVAPDATGTTTFRYRVTDGTSSGGRLSEYATVTVRVIPEAENSPPVWCGVAECLATWPVLSVAPGGTVSADLLRGWVDPDGDPVYLAGIDGAPSVGTATTSPEGEFTYQHPDPSATEAASIPVPVVVSDSRGATTTQSVTVQVTPAPDLRAESFAVTGVVGEPLDVDLTPYVTGASGPLTIGSLVALDSERATVTPTPSALRMTFAAREAGSYVVQYSVRDGVTEASALARVTIREPADTVVTTPPLTAFVRPGEDATIDVASAAANPAGLVLLLEDVRPDSDPTASLSVDLVGQSLLRVSGTTGDGRPGRLGVVRYTLTDGGGDATTAEGEVTVILLPAGSAEQPIAVDDAVTVRSGTQIDIPVLDNDRAPAGALIGIDPGSVVNETGGGLAFASGRVLRYLAPREAGTYALTYTIYRVGFPEVVDTARVTVTVTGGDDNRSPVPRTLVGRVVAGQSVTVRFDPYAVDPDGDDVALETITTQPEQGSAAVSADGRSIVYTSSEATSGQVRFGYQVKDARGATGVGEVRVGVIAGQSDPSPVTFSDYVQVQAGADSTVVVRPADNDVDPFGSALELTDVVPNAPADSPEYAALADRVSVDGPAVTVRAGTALGTFSYSYEVANADGDTAIGLLVVKVVRDPVPDHPVVSDTVLTIEDRDQFPTGVDVLSGRVAWTGGDPSSLTLRLWGAPDDLRVSGWEISGELPAQSRLIPFEVTGTAFDGTEVTTYGFLRVPGTDEVRLTLRAGAEPLRVREGESVDADLAELVALPEDATLVLDGTGTKAGGARPEATCRIVSGTVIRYSAGRGAPWTDSCIVTARLAGGDTPTVLPVPVQIEAEIPQPSLRSASIGVRPGQTQTFDLTRMVRWAGAADESALDVEISYRGDQFDVTQKDAVVTVTGRDEARPGREEEVTVSLPSHPDAAAASLILTVGPSPSTLPRGGSAVQTCSQADGTTSCTIDVVGADGEVNPLPGTPLRVVGASSSGNCDGVRFAPAGDRAVRASWSSDAEGAARCAGTFVVEDAQGRQSSGDRNGSIVLDLRGLPANPTRVEWTAYSEDTVSLRVTSDAGSYPAVQGYRITTGGREVATCPASGVCAPISAPVGEQRVYEARATNDVGASRGAVRTTAWSYRPPARPGAASFQPEPNGRDGGLATITVTGLDDTTGTVRLSGGVAGSATQPVSGGTATFTGYRVGSNEPTQLTATPLTEFELPPIAGGSSEGRALELSAHGVGAPTIELSETTTSSSMTVSVRVTGQSAGTEPLFGFSETPACTPNSRSSSQRFDAVAFQRKTIHVCVTSTFNGAAGFGVTSDQITARPIGSVDAPPRLTYTVSSSPSGNQGSGFTYAASGHSDAGKPPFEGAQLRYRLNGRSVDAFAPRVNQPSDRWGAVWCDTFLGFDAECSGETPIEPSSGSADWPVYVATDDIPSCRSDEAVRDWFPRDIGRNVATVETNVRTGDLGPVSVTYTIRWTGALAELQSPPGLTVDCRQIAPPDPEPEPDPDPEAPAG; the protein is encoded by the coding sequence GTGCGCAGGTCGACCTGGATCGGCGCGGGCGCCGTCACGGCGGTCGTCGCCGTCGTCGGCACGCTCGCGGTCGTCTGGCCCGGTTACGACGCGCAGCAGACGCCCGTCGAGGATCCGACCGTGTGGGCGCTGCAGACCGGCGCCGGCAGCGGCTACGCGCGCGTCAACCTCGACCTCCGCGAGATCGACACCGTCAAGCAGGTCGTCAACGGCACCCAGGTCGCGCAGACCTCCGACCGCCTGTTCGTGTTCAGCGAGGGCGGCTCCGCCTTCTCCGACGTCGACCTCGCCCAGCCCGCCGATCTGACCGGCGAGGACGAGGACACGACGGCGCCGACGCCCGCGGGCACGGTCGAGATCGTGACCGCCGGGGACGCGATCGTCTACCGCACCGAGGGCGGCGGCGTCTTCGGAGCGACCCTGTCCGGCGGCGGCGCAGCCTCCCCCATCGACCCCTACGCAGAGGTCGAACGCGACGACGACGAGCAGGCGCCGCGCTTCTCGGCATCCGCTGTCTCCGTCGACGCGGACGGCGTCGTCTACGCCTACTCTGCCGCCGAGAAGCTCATCGTCCGCGCCGACGCCGCCACCGGACGCATCGTCGGGCAGGACGAGACCCCCATCGCCCCGGTCGACGCCCAGCTGAGCGCCGTGGGCGGCCGCTGGGTCCTCTACGACGTCACGACCGGCGACGTGGCCGTCCGCGGCCGGGACGGCCTGGTGGAGACCGCCCCGCTCCCCGGCGCGGTGCTGCAGCGCGCGGCGACCAGCGGCGACGCCGCCTACATCGCCGACCCGACCGGCCTGACGCGCGTCCCGATCGAGTCGGGCACCGCGGACCGCCCGGTGGAGTCCCCGGGCCTCGGCACGCCCGCCGTCCCTGCGCCGTCAGGGAACACCGTCCACGCTGCATGGCTCGGGGACGGCACCGGCGGCGGCAGCCTCTGGTCCAGCGCTCGACCGGATGCGACCGTTCCCCTCGACTACGCCGGTGCCGACATCGGCGACGGCGTCGACCCGGTGTTCGTCGGCAACGGATCGAGGCTGGCCGTCAACGACCGCGGGTCGGGCTGGGTGTGGCGGGTGCCCGACGGCGCGATCGTGCCGTCGTCGCAGCAATGGCGCCCCGAGGACACGAGCGAAGCCGCGCCCGACACCGAGGACGACGTCGAGCGGGTCCTCGAACCCAAACCGCCCGTGGCCGTCGATGACGAGTTCGGGGTCCGCGCCGGCTCCGTCGCTCTGCTCCCGGTGCTGCTGAACGACCACGATCCGAACGAGGACGTCCTCAGCATCGACGTCGGCGGCTTCGACGGAGTGGATGCCGCCTTCGGCCGCGCGAGCATCACCGGCGCCGAACAGCAGATCGCCCTTGACGTCGCCCCCGACGCGACGGGGACGACGACGTTCCGGTACCGCGTCACCGACGGCACGTCGTCGGGAGGACGTCTGTCGGAGTATGCGACGGTCACCGTCCGCGTGATTCCCGAGGCGGAGAACTCGCCTCCCGTCTGGTGCGGCGTCGCCGAGTGCCTCGCCACCTGGCCCGTCCTGTCGGTGGCGCCGGGCGGAACAGTGTCTGCCGACCTCCTCCGGGGCTGGGTGGATCCCGACGGCGACCCGGTCTATCTCGCCGGGATCGACGGGGCGCCCTCCGTGGGGACGGCCACGACCTCCCCCGAGGGGGAGTTCACGTACCAGCATCCCGATCCGAGCGCGACGGAGGCAGCCAGCATCCCGGTCCCGGTCGTGGTTTCGGACTCGCGCGGCGCCACGACCACGCAGTCCGTCACGGTACAGGTGACCCCCGCCCCCGACCTGCGGGCCGAGTCGTTCGCGGTGACCGGCGTGGTCGGCGAACCGCTGGACGTCGACCTGACCCCGTACGTCACCGGAGCGTCGGGTCCGCTCACGATCGGATCCCTCGTCGCCCTGGACTCCGAGCGCGCGACGGTGACGCCCACGCCCTCGGCCCTGCGCATGACCTTCGCGGCACGCGAGGCCGGGTCGTACGTGGTCCAGTACTCCGTGCGCGATGGCGTGACCGAGGCATCCGCCCTCGCGCGGGTGACGATCCGCGAACCCGCGGACACCGTCGTGACGACGCCGCCGCTCACCGCCTTCGTCCGCCCCGGCGAGGATGCGACGATCGACGTCGCGTCGGCGGCGGCGAACCCCGCCGGGCTCGTCCTCCTGCTCGAGGACGTCCGTCCCGACAGCGACCCGACGGCGTCGCTCAGCGTCGACCTCGTGGGGCAGAGCCTCCTCCGCGTCAGCGGCACCACCGGCGACGGCCGGCCCGGACGCCTGGGGGTCGTCCGGTACACGCTCACCGACGGAGGTGGAGACGCGACGACCGCCGAGGGCGAGGTCACCGTCATCCTGCTGCCGGCGGGTTCCGCGGAGCAGCCGATCGCCGTCGACGACGCCGTCACCGTGCGCAGCGGCACGCAGATCGACATCCCCGTCCTCGACAACGACAGGGCGCCCGCGGGTGCACTCATCGGCATCGACCCGGGGTCCGTCGTCAACGAGACCGGCGGCGGTCTCGCCTTCGCCTCGGGACGCGTGCTCCGCTACCTCGCACCGCGCGAAGCGGGCACCTACGCCCTCACCTACACGATCTACCGGGTGGGCTTCCCCGAGGTCGTCGACACGGCGCGCGTGACCGTGACCGTCACCGGCGGCGACGACAACCGCTCCCCGGTGCCGCGCACCCTCGTCGGGCGCGTCGTCGCAGGACAGTCCGTCACCGTTCGCTTCGATCCGTACGCGGTCGACCCCGACGGCGACGACGTCGCCCTCGAGACCATCACCACTCAGCCGGAGCAGGGTTCGGCCGCCGTCTCCGCCGACGGCCGGTCGATCGTCTACACGAGCAGTGAGGCCACGTCGGGGCAGGTGCGGTTCGGGTACCAGGTGAAGGATGCCCGTGGCGCCACCGGTGTCGGCGAGGTCCGCGTGGGCGTCATCGCCGGTCAGAGCGACCCCAGCCCCGTGACCTTCAGCGACTACGTCCAGGTGCAGGCGGGAGCCGACAGCACCGTCGTCGTCCGGCCAGCCGACAACGACGTCGACCCGTTCGGCAGCGCTCTCGAACTCACCGACGTCGTTCCGAACGCACCTGCGGACAGTCCCGAATACGCCGCGCTGGCCGATCGGGTCAGCGTCGACGGCCCCGCCGTCACGGTCCGGGCGGGTACGGCCCTCGGGACGTTCTCCTATTCGTACGAGGTCGCCAATGCCGACGGCGACACCGCGATCGGTCTGCTGGTCGTCAAGGTCGTGCGGGACCCGGTGCCGGACCACCCCGTCGTCTCGGACACGGTGCTGACGATCGAGGACCGGGACCAGTTCCCGACCGGTGTCGACGTCCTGAGCGGACGGGTCGCCTGGACCGGCGGGGACCCGTCGTCACTGACGCTGCGCCTGTGGGGCGCCCCGGATGATCTGCGCGTGTCCGGCTGGGAGATCTCGGGCGAGCTGCCCGCGCAGAGCCGCCTCATCCCCTTCGAGGTGACCGGAACGGCTTTCGACGGCACCGAGGTCACGACGTACGGATTCCTGCGCGTCCCCGGGACGGACGAGGTGCGTCTCACGCTTCGCGCAGGGGCCGAGCCGCTCCGTGTGCGCGAGGGCGAGAGCGTCGACGCGGATCTCGCCGAGCTCGTCGCCCTTCCCGAGGACGCGACGCTCGTGCTGGACGGCACGGGGACGAAAGCTGGGGGCGCCCGCCCGGAGGCGACCTGCCGCATCGTGTCGGGCACCGTCATCCGCTACAGCGCGGGACGCGGCGCACCGTGGACCGATTCGTGCATCGTGACGGCGCGGTTGGCGGGGGGAGACACCCCGACCGTGCTGCCCGTGCCCGTGCAGATCGAGGCGGAGATCCCGCAGCCGTCGCTGCGCAGCGCATCGATCGGGGTGCGACCGGGGCAGACGCAGACCTTCGACCTCACGCGCATGGTGCGATGGGCCGGTGCCGCCGACGAGAGTGCCCTCGACGTCGAGATCTCGTACCGCGGCGACCAGTTCGACGTCACGCAGAAGGATGCCGTCGTGACGGTGACCGGGCGTGACGAGGCCCGTCCCGGACGCGAGGAGGAGGTCACGGTTTCGTTGCCGAGCCATCCCGACGCCGCCGCCGCGAGCCTCATCCTCACCGTCGGTCCGTCGCCTTCGACGCTCCCCCGCGGCGGTTCCGCGGTGCAGACGTGCTCGCAGGCCGACGGCACCACCTCCTGCACGATCGACGTCGTCGGCGCCGACGGCGAGGTCAATCCCCTCCCTGGGACGCCGCTGCGCGTGGTCGGCGCATCGAGCTCGGGCAACTGCGACGGCGTGCGCTTCGCGCCCGCGGGAGACCGCGCCGTCCGCGCCAGCTGGAGTTCGGATGCCGAGGGGGCGGCGCGCTGCGCCGGGACCTTCGTCGTCGAGGACGCCCAGGGCCGACAGTCCAGCGGCGACCGCAACGGCTCCATCGTCCTGGACCTGCGGGGGCTCCCCGCGAACCCGACGCGCGTCGAATGGACCGCCTACAGCGAGGACACGGTGAGCCTCCGAGTGACATCGGATGCCGGTTCCTACCCCGCGGTCCAGGGCTACCGCATCACGACGGGCGGCCGCGAGGTCGCGACCTGCCCCGCGTCGGGCGTGTGCGCACCGATCTCCGCGCCCGTCGGCGAGCAGCGCGTGTACGAGGCCCGCGCGACGAACGACGTCGGCGCGTCCCGCGGTGCCGTCCGGACGACGGCCTGGTCGTACCGCCCGCCTGCACGGCCCGGAGCCGCGTCGTTCCAGCCCGAGCCGAACGGACGCGACGGCGGCCTGGCCACGATCACCGTGACAGGCCTGGACGACACGACGGGGACGGTGCGGCTGTCGGGCGGAGTCGCGGGAAGCGCGACGCAGCCGGTCAGCGGAGGGACGGCGACGTTCACGGGCTATCGCGTCGGCTCCAACGAACCGACCCAGCTCACCGCGACGCCGCTCACCGAGTTCGAGCTGCCGCCCATCGCCGGCGGCTCCAGCGAGGGACGGGCGCTGGAGCTGTCGGCGCACGGAGTGGGGGCACCCACGATCGAGCTGTCCGAGACGACGACGTCGAGTTCGATGACGGTGTCGGTCCGCGTCACCGGCCAGAGCGCCGGGACCGAGCCGCTGTTCGGATTCAGCGAGACTCCCGCCTGCACTCCGAACAGCCGCTCGTCCAGCCAGAGATTCGACGCGGTGGCGTTCCAGCGCAAGACCATCCACGTCTGTGTGACAAGCACGTTCAACGGCGCCGCCGGGTTCGGTGTCACGAGCGATCAGATCACCGCGCGGCCGATCGGCAGTGTCGACGCACCCCCACGCCTGACCTACACCGTCTCCTCCAGCCCCAGTGGGAACCAGGGCTCCGGCTTCACCTATGCGGCGAGCGGGCACAGCGACGCGGGAAAGCCGCCGTTCGAGGGAGCACAGCTGCGCTACCGGCTCAACGGTCGATCCGTGGACGCGTTCGCACCGCGAGTCAACCAGCCCAGCGACCGCTGGGGCGCCGTCTGGTGCGACACGTTCCTCGGGTTCGACGCGGAATGCTCCGGCGAGACGCCCATCGAGCCCTCGTCCGGAAGCGCGGACTGGCCCGTCTACGTCGCCACCGACGACATCCCCTCCTGCCGATCGGACGAGGCGGTACGGGACTGGTTCCCCCGCGACATCGGGCGCAATGTCGCGACCGTCGAGACGAACGTGCGCACCGGTGACCTCGGCCCGGTGTCGGTCACGTATACGATCCGTTGGACGGGCGCGCTCGCGGAGCTGCAGAGCCCTCCGGGTCTCACCGTCGACTGCCGACAGATCGCGCCACCGGATCCCGAGCCGGAGCCCGATCCCGACCCCGAGGCGCCGGCGGGCTGA
- a CDS encoding DUF58 domain-containing protein — MSSSTESRLTRTSGTTGYTRTRYGTERSAAVLAVRGVQGWRRLRRGVARAARNTAETIAPAGWVVVAVAVVGLGFGLGFGLLEFAVAGGAGLLLLALSFPFLFGARAYQVALRLAHDRVVAGTPVEGALVVTNVGRRTALPGRVDLPVGDGLVDVHVPLLRPGHELSETVVIPTQHRGVITVGPARTVRGDPLGILTREATWQDTHTLYVHPVTTALRSSAAGLIRDLEGSPSRTIVDADFSFHALRPYAPGDSPRQVHWKSTAKTGAMMVRQYEETRRSRMILVLALGVDEYADEDEFELAVSATASIGVRGIRDGRDVDVVAGSEIPEFARSRMRTFRTLTTISSRTLLDDLAGIERGENPSRLREVAALVSERHPDASIAFLVCGSAPTPTQLQSAALAFGSEVAVVALVCAPTAAPGIRRLGSMTVVSIGLLEDLRQLLARSGQS; from the coding sequence GTGAGCTCGTCGACCGAGTCCCGTCTCACCCGAACCTCGGGGACGACGGGGTACACCCGCACCCGCTACGGCACGGAGCGTTCGGCGGCCGTGCTCGCCGTTCGCGGCGTCCAGGGCTGGCGGCGGCTCCGCCGTGGCGTCGCCCGTGCCGCGCGGAACACCGCTGAGACCATCGCTCCCGCGGGCTGGGTCGTCGTCGCGGTGGCGGTCGTGGGACTCGGCTTCGGACTCGGATTCGGACTGCTCGAATTCGCCGTCGCAGGCGGCGCGGGTCTTCTGCTCCTCGCTCTGTCCTTCCCGTTCCTCTTCGGGGCGCGGGCCTACCAGGTCGCCCTCCGCCTGGCCCATGACCGCGTCGTGGCGGGCACCCCGGTGGAAGGCGCTCTCGTCGTCACCAACGTCGGCAGGCGCACGGCGCTCCCCGGCAGGGTGGATCTGCCGGTCGGAGACGGCCTCGTCGACGTGCACGTGCCGCTTCTGCGTCCAGGGCACGAGCTCTCGGAGACCGTCGTCATCCCGACGCAGCATCGTGGCGTCATCACGGTCGGTCCCGCGCGCACCGTGCGCGGCGACCCCCTCGGCATCCTCACCCGCGAAGCGACCTGGCAGGACACGCACACGCTCTACGTGCACCCCGTGACGACCGCGCTCCGCAGTTCTGCGGCCGGCCTCATCCGCGACCTCGAGGGCAGCCCCTCCCGCACCATCGTCGACGCGGACTTCTCCTTCCACGCGCTGCGCCCCTACGCCCCCGGAGACTCCCCCCGCCAGGTGCACTGGAAGTCCACGGCGAAGACCGGCGCCATGATGGTGCGTCAGTACGAGGAGACCCGACGGTCCCGCATGATCCTCGTCCTCGCCCTCGGGGTCGACGAATACGCCGACGAGGACGAGTTCGAGCTCGCGGTCAGCGCCACGGCATCCATCGGCGTCCGCGGCATCCGCGACGGGCGCGATGTGGACGTCGTCGCGGGGTCGGAGATCCCCGAGTTCGCACGCAGCCGGATGCGGACCTTCCGCACCCTCACGACCATCTCCAGCCGCACGCTCCTCGACGATCTGGCCGGCATCGAACGCGGCGAGAACCCGAGTCGGCTGCGCGAGGTCGCGGCGCTCGTCTCGGAACGTCATCCGGATGCCTCGATCGCCTTCCTCGTGTGCGGTTCGGCACCCACCCCCACCCAGTTGCAGAGCGCAGCCCTCGCGTTCGGCTCCGAGGTCGCCGTCGTCGCCCTCGTGTGCGCGCCGACCGCGGCCCCCGGCATCCGGCGACTCGGGAGCATGACGGTCGTCTCGATCGGTCTGCTCGAAGACCTCCGGCAGCTCCTGGCGCGAAGCGGCCAGTCATGA
- a CDS encoding AAA family ATPase, whose translation MTITQEQSAWFAETFTSLVDNVEQVVLGKRHVIELAFTAMVSEGHLLLEDYPGTGKTSLARAMGRSVQGTSSRIQFTPDLLPGDVTGITVYDQRRGEFEFHQGPIFANIVLADEINRASPKTQSALLEVMEEGHVTVDGITRDVGVPFLVVATQNPVEQAGTYRLPEAQLDRFLMKTSLGYPDHAATLRILEGSSEASRDVAPVVTPQGVVSMADIARGGYLAPLVLDYVARLVEATRLAREVRLGVSVRGALALTKASRTWALAHGRTYVTPDDIKALAVPVLAHRLILDPEAEFDGVTAEAVIGQVLLDVVPPSQQERADERRQRENV comes from the coding sequence ATGACGATCACCCAGGAGCAGAGCGCCTGGTTCGCCGAGACCTTCACCTCGCTCGTCGACAACGTCGAGCAGGTCGTGCTCGGTAAGCGCCACGTCATCGAGCTGGCCTTCACCGCCATGGTGTCCGAGGGTCACCTGCTCCTCGAGGACTACCCCGGCACGGGCAAGACCTCGCTGGCGCGCGCGATGGGACGTTCGGTCCAGGGGACGAGCTCCCGCATCCAGTTCACTCCGGACCTCCTGCCGGGCGATGTCACCGGCATCACCGTCTACGACCAGCGCCGCGGCGAGTTCGAGTTCCACCAGGGCCCGATCTTCGCCAACATCGTCCTCGCCGACGAGATCAACCGAGCGTCCCCCAAGACGCAGTCCGCCCTCCTCGAGGTGATGGAGGAAGGGCACGTGACCGTCGACGGCATCACCCGGGACGTGGGGGTCCCCTTCCTCGTCGTCGCCACGCAGAACCCCGTGGAGCAGGCCGGAACGTACCGGCTGCCCGAGGCCCAGCTCGACCGCTTCCTCATGAAGACCTCGCTCGGCTACCCCGATCACGCCGCGACCCTGCGAATCCTCGAGGGTTCCAGCGAGGCATCCCGCGACGTGGCGCCCGTCGTCACCCCGCAGGGCGTGGTCAGCATGGCCGACATCGCGCGCGGGGGGTACCTCGCGCCGCTCGTCCTGGACTACGTCGCTCGGCTGGTCGAGGCGACCCGTCTTGCCCGCGAGGTCCGTCTCGGGGTGAGCGTCCGCGGTGCGCTCGCTCTCACGAAGGCCTCCCGGACGTGGGCACTGGCCCACGGGCGCACCTACGTGACCCCCGACGACATCAAGGCGCTCGCGGTCCCCGTCCTCGCCCACCGCCTCATCCTGGATCCCGAGGCCGAGTTCGACGGCGTGACCGCCGAGGCCGTGATCGGGCAGGTCCTTCTGGACGTCGTCCCGCCGTCGCAGCAGGAGCGCGCGGACGAACGTCGTCAGCGAGAGAACGTGTGA